Below is a window of Chrysiogenia bacterium DNA.
CGACTTCGTAACACCCGTGGGCTCCAACGGCGAGTGGGAACAGGGCCTGCCCGGGCTTCTCGAGCCGCTCATCTCCGTGGCGGCGCACCCGGCCCCCGCCCACGACGAGGGCGCGCTCTACTTCGTCAACTACAACCAGTTTCCCCCCGGCGCGCCGGGGGGCGGCACGTGGATCGCCCGTTGGGATATGGAAGGCAAGCTCAAGCGCTGGAAGCTCGAAGGGATGAGCCCCTTCGACTCCATCCACGACATCAAGGCGACCCGGGACTATCTGGTCATCACCGACCTGCCCTTTGTCGTCGAGCCGAGAACCTTTCGCGGAAAGCCGCGCAAGAAGGCGGCCGCCGACTTCACCCAGATGTGGATCGTCGCCAAGGAAGATCTGCGCCGCGCAAAGCCCGGCACCCCGGTCGGCGTCAAAGAGCTGCGCATCCCCATGGCCAGCGGCCACATTCTCGTCGACTACGAGAACCCCGGCGGCGAGCTGAACGTCTTTCTCCAGCACATCCCCACCGCCGATCTGGCCATGACCTTCACCACGAAGGACGTCTCGCATACAAGCGGCAAGCGATTTGATGGCGGGTACGAGGGGATGATCAATTTCGGCCTGCAGCCCACGCCGGTGGGCCGCTATAGGGTAAACGGCCGCACCGGGGAGCTGCTCGACTCGAAGGTCGCGCTCGATGCCGAGGGCTTCTGGTCGGGCGTTCTCTGGAGCAACGACTTCTACAACAAGAGCGCCATCGATCACCCGCAAAATCTGTTCTTCGGTTCCATCGGCTGCGACCCCGAGCTCATTTCCCAGGCGGCGTGGGATCTCTACCACGACTATGAGAACCCCATGGTCCCGATGGACGCACTTCCCACAAAGCCCGTTCCTGGCACGCTCTCGCGCATCGACCTGGAGTCGATGGAGTTCGACGACCAGTGGCAATACCCAGAGGGTTCCTTCCCCCACCCGCCCACCTACGTGCCGCGAAAGAATGCCAGGCACGACAAGGACGGCTACGTCGTCACGGTCTGCCACCAGGACGGCGCCAAGGAAGTCCACATCTTCGACGCGGCCAATCTCTCAAAGGGCCCGCTCGCCCGCGCAACGAGCCCCGATTTTGTCGTGCCGCTCATGCTCCACTCGTGCTGGATGCCAAAGCGCAGCGGGCCGCGACCCTCGCACTACCGCGTCAGCCCCGTGCGCGATGCCCTCGAAGCGGTTGCAAAAGCGCCCGCCAAGACCATCGAGACCTTCGGTATGATCCGCGGCATGGCGGGCTTCTAGAGCGCCGGCGCGCTGCCCCGCTCCGGGCCGCGGTCCCCTCGCCCCCGCGCGCGGGGCTTGCTATGGTGCTCCGAGTTTCCGGAGAGAGCACAATTCGCCATGCGCATCGCCTACGCCTCAGACCTCCATGGGGAGATGAACCACTACCGCGGGCTCTTTGAGCTGGCGGCAGAGGACAATTGCGACGCGGTGATTCTGGGCGGCGATCTCTCGCCAAAGAAGTTCTCGAAGTCCAAGATCATCGGCTACCACCGACGCTTCTATGAAGAGCAGCTCTTTCCACTGATCGAACAGGCGCGCAATGACCGGCCCGACCTGCAGGTCTACGTCATCATGGGAAACGACGATTGCGCCCCCAATGCGAGTGTCTTCGAGGACTCGCCGCTCGTCACCTGGCTCCACGGCAAGACGCTCGAACTCGAACCCGGCCTGCTGCTCTCGGGCTACAGCTACGTGGACATCACACCCTTCTATCTCAAGGACTGGGAGCGCTGGGACAAGGGCACGCCTTATAAAAAGCTGCGCAACCTCAAGGGAGTGCGCAGCAACTTCGAGACAAACATTCTCGAAGCCTTCGCCTTCGATGAAGAGCCCCACGATACGATCGAGTCCGACCTGGCACCGCTGACCGAAGAACTCGCCGGCAAGGACTTCATCTGGGTCGCCCACTGCCCGCCCTATCAGTCGAAGCTCGACAAGATGGCCATGAAGGTTCACGTGGGTTCCGAAGCAGTGCGTGACTTTATCGAGCGCGCCCGGCCGCTGGTATCCCTGCACGGGCACATCCACGAATCGCCGCGCATGACCGGCAACTACTTCGACGAGGTGGGCGCCACGCTCTCAATCAATGCCGGCCAGGATTTCACCCACCTCCACGCCGTCGTCTTCGATACCGAAAAACCCCGTGAGACCCTGCGGCATACGCGCCTCTAGGTCGTTGCCCGCGCACGCCGGGGCGGACATACTCGCCCCATGAGCAAGCAAAAACACACCC
It encodes the following:
- a CDS encoding carotenoid oxygenase family protein, which gives rise to DFVTPVGSNGEWEQGLPGLLEPLISVAAHPAPAHDEGALYFVNYNQFPPGAPGGGTWIARWDMEGKLKRWKLEGMSPFDSIHDIKATRDYLVITDLPFVVEPRTFRGKPRKKAAADFTQMWIVAKEDLRRAKPGTPVGVKELRIPMASGHILVDYENPGGELNVFLQHIPTADLAMTFTTKDVSHTSGKRFDGGYEGMINFGLQPTPVGRYRVNGRTGELLDSKVALDAEGFWSGVLWSNDFYNKSAIDHPQNLFFGSIGCDPELISQAAWDLYHDYENPMVPMDALPTKPVPGTLSRIDLESMEFDDQWQYPEGSFPHPPTYVPRKNARHDKDGYVVTVCHQDGAKEVHIFDAANLSKGPLARATSPDFVVPLMLHSCWMPKRSGPRPSHYRVSPVRDALEAVAKAPAKTIETFGMIRGMAGF
- a CDS encoding metallophosphoesterase, which encodes MRIAYASDLHGEMNHYRGLFELAAEDNCDAVILGGDLSPKKFSKSKIIGYHRRFYEEQLFPLIEQARNDRPDLQVYVIMGNDDCAPNASVFEDSPLVTWLHGKTLELEPGLLLSGYSYVDITPFYLKDWERWDKGTPYKKLRNLKGVRSNFETNILEAFAFDEEPHDTIESDLAPLTEELAGKDFIWVAHCPPYQSKLDKMAMKVHVGSEAVRDFIERARPLVSLHGHIHESPRMTGNYFDEVGATLSINAGQDFTHLHAVVFDTEKPRETLRHTRL